One window of Magallana gigas chromosome 2, xbMagGiga1.1, whole genome shotgun sequence genomic DNA carries:
- the LOC117685414 gene encoding putative nuclease HARBI1, translated as MASVGARLNLYNIIQRRRKTPRPRVFKDRSNPLEELPADEVFRKYRFRPDTILFIVGMFFEDLVHPTLRNSPLPPLLQVLAALRFVATGSFYNLVGESLGVAKSTTGRAARYVCRLLAEKAGNYIKFPRDVSSYKSRFFEIAGFPNVVGCVDGTQIKIKAPNVNEGEYVNRKGFHSLNVQMVCGPDFCITNVVAKWPGSVHDSRIFKESVLCREFENGHIQGMLLGDSGYSLKTYLMTPYLNPTEAHMQRYNTAHCRTRVLIEQTFGVLKRRFSCLHSELRLSPQRACVAVVACCVLHNIGINRGDIISNSDDNDLNVAEDVDGVVDMGGNGKTVRDHIARNYF; from the exons ATGGCTTCCGTGGGTGCGAGATTGAATTTATACAACATCATTCAGCGAAGAAGAAAGACGCCCCGTCCAAGAGTTTTTAAGGACAGAAGCAACCCACTGGAAGAACTCCCCGCAGATGAAGTTTTTAGGAAGTACCGTTTTAGGCCAGACACCATTCTATTTATAGTTGGTATGTTCTTCGAAGACTTGGTTCATCCAACATTAAGAAATTCCCCTCTGCCTCCTTTGCTACAAGTTCTGGCTGCCCTGAGGTTTGTGGCGACAGGATCATTTTATAACTTAGTTGGAGAGTCCCTGGGTGTAGCCAAATCTACTACTGGCAGAGCCGCACGCTATGTCTGTCGTCTTTTGGCAGAGAAAGCAGGGAATTACATAAAGTTTCCGAGGGATGTTTCGTCCTACAAGAGCAGATTTTTCGAAATAGCAG GATTTCCAAACGTGGTTGGATGTGTAGATGGCACGCAGATAAAGATTAAGGCACCGAATGTTAACGAAGGGGAATATGTGAACAGGAAAGGTTTCCATTCGTTAAACGTCCAG ATGGTATGTGGCCCTGATTTTTGCATCACAAATGTTGTTGCCAAATGGCCAGGATCTGTGCACGATTctaggatttttaaagaatctGTATTATGCAGAGAGTTTGAAAATG GACACATACAAGGGATGCTGTTGGGTGACTCCGGATATTCGCTCAAGACTTACTTGATGACTCCATATTTAAACCCCACAGAGGCACACATGCAGCGATACAACACGGCACATTGCAGGACAAGGGTGCTAATAGAGCAGACTTTCGGGGTtctaaaaagaagattttcctGTTTGCACAGCGAACTGCGATTATCACCACAGAGGGCATGTGTTGCAGTGGTTGCCTGTTGTGTGTTACACAACATTGGCATCAACAGAGGAGACATCATCTCAAATTCCGATGACAATGACCTTAATGTTGCTGAAGATGTAGATGGTGTAGTTGACATGGGGGGCAATGGGAAAACTGTGAGGGATCACATTGCTCGTAATTATTTCTGA
- the LOC136272843 gene encoding myb/SANT-like DNA-binding domain-containing protein 4, whose protein sequence is MGEREIDYLISKNVEKTMNQVQNEPYWTPLEREILYEEVSKRIEVIDGKFKGASSGKAEKNRAWLEVTDVVNAKGTVKKRTVKQVKKQWSNMKQRAKKINSQTKYPGTGGGPKPPSPSPMDEAMLTFLAGKPSMDGIDGGLETACTATGDQPQLPESEEASCRTACTSTSVPVQQMADKNPPKRKRSRDISEIHLEVLEAEKDKLRLESDYIKLKMKKVSAELELIEMQKNSLRNGSLNYLSLSQFSEV, encoded by the exons ATGGGTGAACGGGAAATTGATTATCTCATAAGCAAAAACGTCGAAAAAACGATGAACCAGGTCCAAAACGAGCCATACTGGACTCCGTTGGAGAGGGAAATTCTCTATGAAGAAGTTTCCAAAAGAATTGAAGTCATTGATGGAAAGTTCAAAGGGGCGAGTAGCGGCAAGGCCGAGAAAAACCGAGCCTGGCTTGAAGTAACGGACGTTGTTAATGC AAAGGGAACGGTCAAAAAGAGAACAGTCAAGCAAGTTAAGAAGCAATGGTCAAATATGAAGCAGCGAG ccaaaaaaatcaacagtcaAACAAAATATCCAGGGACAGGTGGTGGTCCAAAGCCCCCGTCTCCCTCCCCCATGGATGAGGCCATGTTGACCTTCCTAGCAGGAAAGCCCTCAATGGATGGAATAGATGGGGGTTTGGAAACGGCTTGTACAGCTACAG GAGATCAACCCCAACTTCCAGAATCAGAGGAAGCTTCATGCAGGACTGCATGTACCAGTACAAGTGTACCGGTCCAGCAGATGGCTGACAAGAATCCTCCCAAGAGAAAGAGAAGTAGGGACATCAGCGAGATACACTTGGAGGTGTTGGAAGCTGAGAAAGACAAATTAAGATTGGAGAGTGATTACATTAAGCTGAAAATGAAGAAGGTGTCTGCAGAACTGGAATTAATCGAGATGCAGAAAAACTCTTTAAGAAATGGCTCTTTGAACTACTTGTCTCTCTCTCAATTTTCAGAAGTTTAA